The nucleotide window ggttgccttctcttcttcttccttcttcctaacttctcttctttttcttcttgcttctctcatgagttttctttcttcttttctttgcttcttatcTTCAAGcctttgcttttcttcttcttcttttctcttgttTCTGTTTTTGCTTTTCTagcttcctttctttttcttctttcttcatcattTTGAGCTTTCtcggcatcggtagcctcaagcTGTGGGAGTGTGGTATTGGTTGTTGTAGAAGCACTTAGCTCGATGCTGTCGGTGTCATGTAGCTCCACATCCTCCAGGTCAACGTCCACCGGCTTCATGCCACTAGTACCTCctccgggctccatacctcacacgttgaagcgcacatgaggtaacctactctgataccacttgtatgatCTCTAGTTAGCCTAAAGGGGTGATGAATAGGCCTATTAAAGCAAAACTCAAGCAGATGTCAAATTTCACCTGTGGCACTACCGCTCTGACCTCGCGACACTGTCGGGCTATaacagcggcactaccgcacctacagacaacttcgagtcatagtTTAAAATCAGCGAATGGAAACTTAGATTAGAGAAATTCCTTAGCTTCCTGCAAGTATGAGGTTCACAGATGGAGATCTAGAAGTGGTAGAAACTCCACACACAAGCACAAACACTAAATCTACCTCAACAACAATGTGAAATGCAAGtgaagtaaatcaagcacaaggtgactcaatgatttatcccatggttcagctcgccaccaagacttgtctaagtccacgttgttgaggttgccactaaggctagggctttgcaacccttcctcgttctcaagttaaGAGATTTACCTCTTGAGATGAGGAGTGAGTTTACTAGCTACAAgatatggttacaaacctcctagggctaccacataagttggcaagctccacgggcaacGCTCTTCCCGGTTAGGAGACAAGCtcaaagagtaacaaacacaactgccggccaaaacatgaaccaagtacTCTTTaggctttgggaatcagtggatctcctCTCTAATCGAGCTtggcacctttttctctcaaggattgatggggaaatcaatggagaagcttgggagctcaaggtcaccaatggaggagagagagatgagCACTTTTCTGCTCTTGGGTGAACTCAACGGttcagagagagaagagagacgctggagaggaaggagaaaggtaCAAATACCCCCAGCCCTCAACGATCACTTAAGTCACGGTAGTGCCTCTGTCTAGGTGTGGCACTACTGCACAAGGCAAGAcagtaagggtaagagtgaagtgctgGCTGTCTTGGCCGAATAACTGAGGATGTAGGGGTAAGatagagcacttggtagcacatgttagctcaAGCATTgcgtccccctttatagtatggctttttctatactcaattttaaaatataaaagaatttaaacctcctttgagtttgaagccatcaataTTTATAATTGGAGGCACCTCCATTTCGTATAGCATCCTCGATTATgtattccctgcttgtcatctcgataaatctcattagtccttgtgtggtcattatcatcAAAACACACAATtatagcttgattgcactttcgtACTACTATAAAATAGTAAATAACCATAAGGTATGCATTCAAAGTACCCACTTCTATACCACTACTAATTTATAAACAAACTAGCTTAAATATAAGCATACAAGATATGTGCCACCATGGAGACCAAATATACACGCGTAAGttataaatatatatttatttagctTAGCAATTTCAAAAAAATGTTTCCTTAATAATGCCCTCATCAGAATAAATTATATAAGTTGTCATTTTACATGGATAGTTTGATTGTAAGCACTATATTTTGATAATAAAATCTAGAAAGATGTCACATGTGGGTTGCTATGAGGATCACTATGGTTTGGAATGAAAATCGGCCTGCCTAAAATTATTGGCTTACATGTAACTCATTAGTATAAGCATTTGCATAGATGCTAGTGGATGATATGGAAAACTAAATGCATATTAGTGGTTGTTGTGGCTCTCTAACGTAGATAACTTGCATGAAGCGATTGATACGCTAGCGGGGTAGTAAGAGTGCAGCCTATGAGCTAGAATCTCCTTTTAATCAAGCATAAAAGGAGGTTTTTGAATAAAAGACATAAAAGGGCTAGCGTTTCAACTTAAAATGGTTCTGATCTCTGGATACCTgcaaaaaaaattaatgatatCTGCCTATGAAAAGAAGATATTATGATATCTGCAAGGATTATTATATCTATATATGGGCTCTAATGCTTGGGCCGGATCCGTTCCACAGTCCATCTATGAACGGCCTCACACAATGGGCTTTGTCTCGCAAAAGGCCGAAGAGAAGTAACAAAACCTGCCTACATTCCTTGCCAAGGTCCCACCCGAGCAGTTGCGATTTCCGTGTGGGATCACCAATTCACCATTCTCCCGTGCGCCGGCGTTCAAATCCGCCCCGCGTCACCCGCCACAAATCCAGCTCCGCCTCCCCCTCCCATCCATCCTCCCCCTCCTTCCTGAGTCTCAGCATCGCACATTTCGCACCAGCTTTCTCTCTCCTCACCCACCCTTCTCCGTGAATGGCGCCGCCGCCCACGCTGACGTCGTCTCGGTCGTCTCCTTCGCTGCCCTCGTCGCCGCACAGGCCCGCGCTCCGGCCGGGCAGCCTGCAGCGGCTGCTCCGCCCGCCGGACCCgtccgacgacgacggcgactccGCCCCGACGCCGCGGTCGCGGTCGCGCTCCCGCGCCCGTGAGCGCGCCCTGCTCCAGGTCACCAACATCACGCCGGCGCTCTCCGGCGCCGACCCCTTCTCAGGCCACCACGGCTTTTACCTCCGCCTCTCCGACTCGGCCCGCTCCTGCTACGTGTCCCTCCACGCCGACCACGACGACCTCATCCTCGCCAACGGCCTCCACATCGGCCAGATCATCGAGGTCGACCACCTCGTGCCGTCCGTCCCAGCGCCCGTGCTCCGCGGCTTCCGCGTCCTCCCAGGGCGGTACCCCTGCGTCCAGCAGGACTCCGGTGATGAAGACGTCGTCAAGGAGGTCGTCTCCGAGCACCCGCGCCGGCCGTCGCCGACGCCCCCGCTTCCGGAGAGGAGGGCGCGACAGGCGAGCTCCCCTGCCCCCATCGGCCACTGCCACAGGTCGCGGTCGATAACGAATCTGTCCGAGGCGGGATCgccggcggcgtcgacggcgaggAGGAGGGAGAGCATGATGAAGAGCTTGGACTCGCCGAAGAACCTGAGGAAGATCAGTGTCCCGTCCGTAGACGGCAACAGCAGCGACGACGAGGACACGTCGGACGTGTCGTCGTCGTACTCGTCCATGTCCACGGCAAGGAGAAACTGGGATTTCAGCGGGAGCATCAAGGACGTGAGACCCGTCGCTCCCCGGAGACGTAGCAACAGTGTAAAGCCATTTCTTGCAGCCCATATACAGAAAGTTCACTTCACCAAAGTGACTAGAAATCAAGCTAATCCAGTGAAATTTGCTGTATCGTGCAGGTTTCTCCAGGTAAATCCGGCTCAAAAACCATTGCACACCAGAACGACGTGGTGAATGATCCACTGGAGTCCGTGAGGAGAAAGGCAGAGAAGGCGTTCAAGGTGCTCTCCAAGAGGAACAGCCATGCGTCTATCAAGGCGCCCAGAGACAGCTCCTGTGCCGCCACACCGATCTCGCAGAGTACTTCATCCAGTGGCATCAAGTGGTGCGAGAACAAAGTGATATGGAGCTCACTCTCCTCGAGCTTGGTGCGACATGGAAAGGTATGCAACTTCATCCCTTCCATTTTTTATAAAGTTAAacatttttttctcaaacacacaAAAGACTTACGCGTCTTTGTATTAAGGTAGAAAACGTTGAATACAAACACCTTGAAGGCATCTTAGGCGAGGGTCGCCAGAGTATGCAATAAGCCCTGACCCTCCCTGAACCCAAGCATCCAGGTTCTTCGCGCCTGCCTCGACCCATTGCTCCGCTTCATGCTTGATGATTGCTAGCAGCGGCGACAGCTGGGATGCGGTGCCTCGGAAGCATCTCGTATTCCTTTCCTTCCACAGTTCCCAGGCGACTATTGCAAAGATCGAGTCCGCGCCACGTCTACAGGGCCCATTCCACTGCTCCCACCATTCGCAGATATAAAGCTAAACATCACTAGAGTGATTTAAGGCTTTCTCTCAAACATCACTAGAGCGATTTAAGACTTCTCTCAAATTTTCCTACCCAATCCAAAATATTATGGCAAATATTAtgtactccctccggttctctaaaacaagtcgttttggacatcgatacggtctttaagaaacgactttgactgcaactttttgctataaaatatttataaaatatagtcaatatatacttttatgaaactacatttcgagatgaatctacttacatcactttcatatttttaaattcaacccaaaaaaaattatttgtagtcaaagtttaaaatgtttgacttaagataacctcaaaacgacttgctttagagaaccggagggagtagTCTTCTTCCCCGACTCCGACAAGGTAAGACTTAGAGAAATGCTAAACACTCAGTGTTTTAGAGCAATCCAAGACTCGATTTTTCCTTTATCTTCTCTttctctccttctcttcttctccgTAGGCGGTAGGGTCTCGCCGGAGCTCATGGCACGCCGCGGCGGGACGGTGGGCGACGGCGGCGCGTCGAGAGGAGGAGGAAGGTATGGAGAGAAAAAAATCAGGTGTTGAAAGAACCCGAGTTTTTTTTGAAAGGCAAAACACGCGAGTTCTGTATAGACATCCAAGAGTCAATGTTTAGGGTTCGAGGCCTTACCTGAATCCAGTGTCCTTAGAAGGATTGTAGGGGAGAAGGCCGGCCCGACAATGGTGGCAGGCACAGGGTAGCGTGGGGCGAGGCGACAGTTGGGAGGGGCAAGGGCAGGGACGCGACAGAGATATTCTGGTGACCTCCACCGGGTTAGCATGGTGGCGGTCAGAGGCACGGTCGGGCGCTGCCGGAGCTGAGCAGGAGGCGGTGACGGTGGGGGAGCTCAGTTAGAGACGAAGAAGATGGCAGGGAGGAAGCACATCCGATGGATTTAGAGTCGGGTCGTGGTGTTTGGCGGTGGATCCGATGTAGGCAGTGGGGGCGAGCAGTGCGTCAAGGTCAGTGTCGGGGTTGGGTACAGGCATGGGTGgatgaagaagaaaagaagataagGTGGAGAAAGATAAATTTGATTTGGACCCTCTATTTTATTTTAGATATAGTAGTCTAAAAATTAAGTCATGATCGTCTTTATTCTACTCAATTGTTGTATagacagattttttttttaatctttgaCTCCTTGAATTTTTGCCGTCAAAGTTTCTACTAGCTAGCAGATTTTACACGGCATGCTGTTCTTCTCTTTTGTTACCCCCAAGAAGCTAATTCTGCTGATTTCCCGTGACAGGAAGCGATGAAGCAGAGAGACATGGCGCTGCAAGCTGTGCTTGATGGACTGCTAGAAGCATCTGCCACTGAGAAGTTGATAAAATGCCTGAGGTGAGTAATGCTGAAAGAATGTGTTAATATGATGTGTTTACGTTGAAGTACTATGAGAAAACTGATATCGGGTTCAtctgaaaaaaaaagaacaagtaACAGTAGAATCAACTTTCTAAATCTTCAGAAAGTGCTTATGGTGTAAGAAGCAGCAGCTCAATATTCATTCCTCTCTCTTTTCAGCAAATACTCTGAACTACATTCTGACAAGGACGACGACCCAAAGGAGCTCATAGGCAGGTTCTTGAAATTCTCTCAAGAACTGGATCATGCTATCTTCGTAGCTCAGTCACAGGCCAGACTCAGGCACCCACAAGCATGCTGTTCCAATTCAACATCCTCGGCTTCGCCAAGAGCCGCTACGAAGGCAGCATTGGACAGGAAGCAATCTGCCATCTCATGGGTCAGAGCGGCCATCGAAGCAGACCTGTCACCCTTCTCCAGCCACACGAGAGCCACATCTGAATCTGCGAGGGCGTCATCAGTGGCTGAACTGAAACCTGTGAGCCCACTGTTCTGTTCCAAACCGAAGTGCAACTGCAACAGCAGGCTCTCAAAGAAAACCGCTGACGATGCTTCCACTGAAGGCGGCAGCCTAAATGCAGCAATGGACCTGGCTGTCGCGATGCGCTCTGATGGCAACCGATGGTTCCTCAAGTACATTGACAAGTTCCTGGATGACATCGAGGGCGACTACGCGACGTGTGATTCCCAGGTCGCAGGCTTTCTGCAGCAGCTGAAGAAGGTGGATGCCTGGCTCAACCGTGTCGTGCGGCATAATGAGAGGATGTTTTCCATTGATAGAAGCAGCAAGGATAGTGTGTTGTCCGGGGAAGAAGAGAGTGACGCGTGCGAGAGAGTACGGAGGAAGATATATGGGGCACTCCTCAGACATGTGCAGTATGCTGCTATGGCACTCGAGGGTATCAACAGTGTAACCGATGAAGAGAAAGAACTGTAGGCTGTAGGCCTGTAGTCAGACACATAAAAAAGAGCAAATAGCTAAATACGTAGGAGGTTATTGTGCAGCATATGGTCTGTCGAATGCTTTGGTGTTGAAGTTTGATAGTTTGATACTTGAAATATAATATTGTTGCAAATTAGTTGCGCAGATAAATGTCGATCACATGGAAAACGTAGAACCAGATGTCTGAAACTTCTGGACTTCTGACAAATAGGTGATGAATTTGGATGGACTAGAATTAATTTTGGTGAACTTATCGCTAACAATTAGCCCTTGACACCAAACATACCCTTAGTTGATCTGTGATAACATGGAAACATAGATGTACCGTGTATCAACCAAATCAATCTGAAAGTTGAAAAAACTTGCATCCTGTGTTGGCTTCGTATATGCTAATATATTGTAAACTTATAATAAAACCATATATTTGTCAGATCGGAAACCCATGAAATGGCCCAAAAGATGGGGAACCCATGGGCCATGGAGATGGAGCTGAAAATCGAGGAGATTCATCAGAGAAAAAAACCATGTCGTATCAATCCTAAATTCGTAGCCAAGCACGAGCAGTTGAACTCCATCGAGCCCCACCGGCCAATCTGTTGCCATGATTACACACCATGACCGCCTTTATATGAGGACCCCCTCTGACGCGACGCGACGCGACGCATGCACCGCCGATCGGGCCTGCACGGCTGGATGCGGCGCCAGGTTTTAGCTACATACCGTGACGGCGAGAACGACCGGTGATGGCGTCGGCGCTCGTACGGGACGCCAAAAAGCCCTTTCCCAACGGCGGCGTGCTGCCGACGGACGTGCTGTACGAGGTGCTTCTCCGCCTCCCGGCCAAGGCGCTGTGCCGCCTTCGCCTCGTCTGCCGATCGTGGCGCTCCCTCACCTCAGACCCGGGCTTCGCCAGGGCACACTCGTCCCGCCACCCGCTGCTCGTCGGCCTCGACCATCGTCGACATGACGCGATCCACATCGTCGACCTGCACTCGTGCGACGTCGTCAAGCGGATCCACCTCGGGGACTACTTCTGCTGGAGTCTGAACACGCAGGCTGGTCTGATCTGCGCCGTCGTCTCGCCAACGACAAGGGCGAGCAGCCGAGACGACCATGTCCTTGTAATCAACCCGACCACCGGTGCAGTCCACGACGACATCGTCTTGCCCGATGGCGACATGGCTGTTCTGCCTCCACAGCATTTGTACTCAGGCACCACGTCCCCGAACTCGGGCACGTCCCCTCCACAGAGGACTACAAGGTGCTTCGCTTCAGCTGCTACCACTACTACGGTGCATATGCCGTCGTGTCCAGGGAACAACAACCAGGATGGTGTGTGAAGTCATGACGCTCGGCGGCGGCTGCGACAAAACGTGGAGGGCGATGCCAAGCCCTGTGCACATCTCAGTGCAATCCTTGGAGGGCAAAGCAGTTGTCCGTGGAGTCGCTTACGTCCCACGACCTGCAGCCGGACGTAGCCTTGTTCGACCTTGCAACGGAGGAGTGGAGGCCGACGACTCTCCGGGGTCGGTTGTTGAGCAAGAACGTTGTTGATTTCGTTCGTGACGACGTTCAGTCTGCTTGGTTGGATGGATGCTTGGTCATAGTTCATCACAAAAGACAGGATTGCTCCACGGATCTCTGGTTCCTGAGGGACGTGAACAATGGGGTTTGGACCAAACGCTACTCCATGCGACGCGCGCCGCATTGGGAGCCCCGTGGTCCGTTGCACCCTCGATTATCTCCATTGGTTGTCTTAAATGACGGGAGGATGGTCGCATGGTTAGAGGGACAACTTGCCCTAAAATCTTACGATCCATGGAAAGACGCATGGGCAGATATATAGATCTTGGCAGCTTGGAATTGAAATGTACCAAAGAAGTCTTTTGCGTTCATATATCCCAGGCTGAATGCCTATTGCATAAGCCTTGCGCCTTCTTCCTGCTAGTATCTCATATCTCATACATATGGTTGTCATCAGTATATTGGTACGTGTGAACTTTCGTAGAATGGTATTGCAAATTGCCAATACTCAAGGATTTGTCTTTTGCAAATCGACCTGTAATAAACTAGTTGGATGTCCGTGCACAAAGATCCACTATTAACTATTGATAATGCTACAGAACATATATCCGAAATCTTTAAAAAATCGAACGCTCTGCTTCTCGCTCGGTCCAGCACAGTGACCGGGCCAACAGGCCCATCTATGCtctctcttctctatctactCCATCTACACTATGACAGACGACAGAAATTTGCAACTCACCGCCCCAAGCCGCAGCGCTCCCATCCCGCATCAAGCTGTACCACATCTGCCGCCGCGCCGTGCTCCACCCCCACCCCCCGCCGCGCTGCGCGCTGTGTCCCGTCCCTCACCGCGTCGAGGTGCTACGACGCCGCCATTC belongs to Miscanthus floridulus cultivar M001 chromosome 4, ASM1932011v1, whole genome shotgun sequence and includes:
- the LOC136552631 gene encoding uncharacterized protein; amino-acid sequence: MAPPPTLTSSRSSPSLPSSPHRPALRPGSLQRLLRPPDPSDDDGDSAPTPRSRSRSRARERALLQVTNITPALSGADPFSGHHGFYLRLSDSARSCYVSLHADHDDLILANGLHIGQIIEVDHLVPSVPAPVLRGFRVLPGRYPCVQQDSGDEDVVKEVVSEHPRRPSPTPPLPERRARQASSPAPIGHCHRSRSITNLSEAGSPAASTARRRESMMKSLDSPKNLRKISVPSVDGNSSDDEDTSDVSSSYSSMSTARRNWDFSGSIKDVRPVAPRRRSNSVSPGKSGSKTIAHQNDVVNDPLESVRRKAEKAFKVLSKRNSHASIKAPRDSSCAATPISQSTSSSGIKWCENKVIWSSLSSSLVRHGKEAMKQRDMALQAVLDGLLEASATEKLIKCLSKYSELHSDKDDDPKELIGRFLKFSQELDHAIFVAQSQARLRHPQACCSNSTSSASPRAATKAALDRKQSAISWVRAAIEADLSPFSSHTRATSESARASSVAELKPVSPLFCSKPKCNCNSRLSKKTADDASTEGGSLNAAMDLAVAMRSDGNRWFLKYIDKFLDDIEGDYATCDSQVAGFLQQLKKVDAWLNRVVRHNERMFSIDRSSKDSVLSGEEESDACERVRRKIYGALLRHVQYAAMALEGINSVTDEEKEL